The Populus alba chromosome 6, ASM523922v2, whole genome shotgun sequence genome contains a region encoding:
- the LOC118053371 gene encoding uncharacterized protein translates to MERKRTLTMNWDALGDHDHDDDDRFFETYDRLSSVVPIDLNSSGSDEDDDFDDTRMSFASAISSLSTSEFRSYAAAAATLSPKYSASVSPDYDIWMAAPGSITERRKRLLQGMGLNSNKELLKMASKGLMRDVTNKNIVVINGDNSTIDHDHIEDSKQEASPSLPLPVLLVRSRSDGDIESFSVDRKRKEDLLGLISKQRLTRTSSMIIVSHGRIFPSQDSNRLSPKDARRERPAAHSGALTSIISNSRFGAFFLIKNLDTGKEFIVNEYDQDGMWNRLSDLQTGKQLTMEEFEKCVGHSPVVKELMRRENVSRLNVTDEGNDRKISANSYLSKSLRMSKRRGAALLKNIKGVAYSMSMSGSSRIQDPKQEPKLSKNSASSGWIKVRQTGKSYKELSALHLCQEIQAHQGSIWTIRFSSDARFLASGGEDRIIHIWEVQECEVMSLHDGNLTPLHPSLCSSTPSLGEVTPMSSERKKKWKASSSRKGNPIPEYVHVPETVFSLSEKPVCSFTGHLDDVLDLSWSRSQLLLSSSMDKTVRLWDMETKSCLKLFAHNDYVTCIQFNPMDERYFISGSLDAKVRIWSIPDRQLVDWTDLHEMVTAVCYTPDGQGALVGSHKGSCRMYNAEDCKLSQMECVDVQNKKRSQAKKITGFQFSPGNPSEVLVTSADSRVRILDGSEVVHKFRGFRNISSQISASFSSDGKYVVSASEDSHVYVWKREEPRPRGGTGKGKSVINTRSHESFQCRDVSVAIPWNGTVKGDPPPLQLHSKRQSKRSSAPSQPPSAATSPTEEDAAVNSKRHFPPSATESPTREENSPVKNSKRQLPPLPRKNSMDRSHTPPEEYLSLISHSDSGLGELFASSSSSIRYGDSPSISAAPTPSSSWSSSWLWLDGGSHGNQTVQATAWGLVIVTATLGGEIRTHQNFGLPRKIGRQAHLF, encoded by the exons ATGGAGCGAAAGAGAACGCTTACCATGAACTGGGATGCCCTGGGCGATCATGATCATGACGACGATGACCGTTTCTTTGAGACCTACGACCGCCTCTCCTCCGTTGTTCCTATCGACTTGAATTCTTCTGGTTCCGATGAAGACGATGACTTTGATGACACTCGTATGTCATTTGCCTCCGCCATTTCTTCCCTCTCCACTTCTGAATTCCGGAGCTATGCGGCTGCCGCTGCTACCCTGTCCCCCAAGTACTCTGCTTCCGTGTCCCCAGATTATGATATCTGGATGGCGGCCCCTGGATCCATTACAGAACGTCGGAAGCGTCTCCTTCAAGGCATGGGTTTGAATAGCAATAAAGAGCTTCTTAAAATGGCAAGTAAAGGTTTGATGCGTGATgttaccaataaaaatattgttgtcaTCAACGGTGATAATTCTACTATTGATCATGATCACATTGAAGACTCCAAACAGGAGGCTTCCCCCTCACTACCGCTACCCGTTCTACTTGTGCGTTCGAGGTCTGACGGTGATATAGAATCATTTTCTGTtgacaggaaaagaaaagaagacttACTTGGGTTGATCTCAAAGCAACGACTTACAAGAACGTCGTCAATGATAATTGTGTCTCACGGTCGAATATTTCCATCTCAGGATTCAAACAGACTCTCACCCAAGGATGCACGAAGAGAACGCCCAGCTGCCCACAGCGGCGCGCTAACTTCAATAATATCAAATAGCCGGTTTGGGGCGTTTTTCTTGATAAAGAATTTGGATACTGGAAAAGAATTTATTGTTAACGAGTATGATCAGGATGGGATGTGGAATAGGCTCAGTGATCTACAAACTGGAAAGCAATTGACGATGGAGGAATTCGAAAAGTGCGTTGGCCATTCACCGGTTGTCAAGGAGCTGATGCGGAGAGAAAATGTTTCTAGATTGAACGTTACTGATGAGGGAAATGATCGTAAAATTAGTGCTAATTCATACCTTTCTAAGAGTTTGAGAATGAGCAAGAGAAGGGGGGCGGCtcttttgaaaaacataaaagggGTGGCTTATTCTATGTCTATGAGCGGATCGTCAAGAATTCAGGATCCAAAACAGGAGCCAAAATTGAGCAAAAACTCTGCCTCATCTGGATGGATAAAGGTTAGGCAGACAGGGAAATCGTACAAAGAGCTAAGTGCTTTGCATCTGTGTCAAGAGATTCAGGCTCACCAAGGATCAATTTGGACTATTAGATTCAGTTCAGATGCTCGATTTCTTGCAAGTGGGGGTGAAGATAGGATTATTCATATTTGGGAAGTGCAAGAATGTGAAGTTATGTCATTGCATGATGGAAATCTTACACCACTTCATCCATCGTTGTGTAGCTCAACTCCTAGCCTAGGAGAGGTCACACCAATGTCATCGGAGAGGAAGAAAAAGTGGAAGGCTTCCTCTAGCAGGAAAGGCAATCCAATTCCGGAGTACGTCCATGTGCCAGAAACTGTGTTTTCTCTATCCGAGAAACCAGTCTGCTCTTTCACAGGTCATCTTGATGATGTCTTGGACTTGTCCTGGTCCAGATCTCAG CTGCTGCTGTCATCCTCAATGGACAAAACTGTTAGGTTATGGGACATGGAAACCAAGAGCTGTCTAAAGTTGTTTGCTCATAATGATTATG TGACCTGCATCCAGTTCAATCCAATGGATGAGAGATATTTCATAAGCGGCTCCCTTGATGCAAAGGTTCGAATCTGGAGCATACCTGATCGACAACTGGTGGACTGGACAGATCTTCATGAAATGGTCACTGCTGTTTGCTACACTCCTGATGGCCAG GGTGCCTTGGTCGGTTCACATAAAGGAAGTTGTCGGATGTATAACGCGGAGG ATTGCAAGTTGAGCCAAATGGAATGTGTGGATGTTCAGAACAAGAAGCGGTCTCAAGCAAAGAAAATAACTGGTTTCCAG TTTTCCCCAGGGAATCCATCTGAAGTGCTCGTCACCTCTGCTGATTCCCGTGTTCGAATTTTGGATGGTTCAGAAGTTGTTCATAAATTCAGAG GTTTTAGAAATATCAGCAGCCAAATTTCAGCTTCCTTTAGTTCAGATGGAAAATACGTGGTAAGTGCCAGTGAAGATTCCCATGTATACGTTTGGAAGCGAGAAGAGCCTCGGCCTCGAGGAGGTACTGGAAAAGGCAAGAGCGTGATCAATACTCGATCTCATGAAAGCTTCCAGTGCAGGGATGTGTCAGTAGCCATCCCATGGAATGGTACAGTAAAGGGTGATCCCCCGCCATTGCAGTTGCATTCTAAAAGGCAATCAAAACGATCTTCCGCCCCCTCGCAACCACCATCGGCCGCCACTTCTCCCACCGAAGAAGACGCAGCTGTAAACAGTAAGAGACATTTCCCACCTTCAGCCACTGAGTCGCCCACCAGAGAAGAGAACTCTCCAGTTAAGAACAGCAAGAGACAACTGCCACCTCTTCCAAGGAAAAACAGCATGGATAGATCTCATACTCCTCCTGAAGAATATCTGTCTCTAATCTCTCATTCGGATTCTGGACTTGGAGAGTTGTTTGCTTCAAGCTCTTCCTCAATAAGATACGGTGATTCACCTTCTATTTCTGCTGCTCCTACTCCATCTTCCTCTTGGTCTTCCTCTTGGCTATGGCTCGATGGAGGCAGCCATGGGAACCAAACTGTCCAGGCAACAGCATGGGGCTTGGTGATTGTGACAGCTACATTAGGAGGCGAAATCAGGACTCATCAAAATTTTGGGCTGCCTCGAAAGATTGGCCGCCAAGCGCACCTATTTTGA